The following is a genomic window from Pelosinus sp. IPA-1.
TGAAGTTTCAAATTTAATTTGCTGTTCTTTTAGTAAAGACGTCTTAAAAAGACCATCCCAAACGTATACAAGGAAATCATCATCATTTAGCTGTTTGTATTTTTCTCTGAGGTCTTCTTTTTGTATTATCAATAATTTCTTTTCATCCAGTTTTTCTGAAGAACAAATACCAGCTGGTGAAAACTTTTTGTGTTTTATATATTGATTACCATATTTCAAAATATCGGCATTGTACTTTTTTGCAATATTATAATTTTCTTCTAATAAATCTGGCAAATACACATCATCATTATCAATAAATGTAACGTATTCGCCCTTCACCATTTCTAAGCCACAATTGCGAGCTGCACAAATACCACCATTCGATTGATGAATCACCTGAATTCGAGAATCTTGCTTAGCATAAGCATTACAAATTTCCAGGCTTTTATCTTTTGAACCATCATCCACTAAAATAAGTTCAAAATCTCTTAACGTTTGATTTAAAACACTTTCAATCGCTTGGGATAAATATTTTTCTGCATTGTATATCGGCATAACTACACTAACTAAAACCATACACTCACCTACCCTCTACGCTAACAGCTTCATCTAGTACTAAATAAATTGCCAGCAGCATCCAATATATTTTTGCAGCAACCCCAATAAAACCAATATTGTAGTCTGTCATTCCCTGAATCAAAAATCCTAATGTAGCAAAGAAGAAAATAAGTGGCGCTATTGTTTTCTTATACCGCCATTTTTTGAAACTTTCATATAAAAAGTACCCAAACATGGCAAAATAAGCCCCTACCCCCAGCAATCCTGTTGTTGCCGCTAAATGCATCATATTACTATGTGCGTGTACTGTCTGTTCTTGCGCTGAAGGTGATATATATTTCGTATAATATTGCTCCTTATAATTTCCTAGCCCTACACCTGTCATTGGATGGTCTAAAAACATGTGCCACGCACTCTGCCACATTAATATTCGTTCCGAATTAGGCTGATAGGATCTGTCAACCATAACGTGTAGCCGTCCTTGCGCATTTGGGATCGCACTACAAATTCCAATAAATAAAATCAGGATAACCAAGCTATAAGCAATTGCCTTCTTTTTATTCTTTTGTACACAAAGTAGCAGTATTGGTATGATTATCAGTAAGGCAATCCAGGTAATTCTAGTTGCATTAAAGAAAACAACAGGAAGTGCCAATATTAAAGTAATCATCAAAAATGGGCGATATACAGACGGCATAAATTCTTTATTTATTATTAATAATACCGTTAGAGGAACAAGTAAGATTAATGCACTTCCTAATTGCATATAACCTCCTGCCATTCCATATACACGATCAATACCATGAAAGGCTTCCCATAGGGCATAAAGATTCGTTATATTGAGAGAAGCCATTAAACATAAGATAATCGTTCTAATTTGATCTTTTTTTATAAAAAATAGAACACATATCATTGGAAGCATCGTCCCTAAATAGTCTGAACGTAAAAACCTGATTCCCTCATAATAATTTCCCTTATCGAAAAATATCGTAAAAATAATTGCTAGTAAAAATGCTCCTATATACCAGAAATGACTCGTCTGTATGGTTATTTTCATAGGCTTTACCATAAAGCGAATTATTCCTAACAATAATGCCCCCCTTATGAAATGCATTGCGCCTAAGGTTTCTGTCAAAGATAATGTGACATATGCACAAACCAAAAAATATATTATCTTATTAAAAAGCTCAATAGGTATTATCTTATTTACCATGTCGTTGATCTCCTACTATTTTTGCTTTTACATACTTGAAATACCAATTGATCGCTTCTTTGTATTGTTTTTTCTGCCAATATTGTTTTGCTTCTTTTTTATATTTTTTATGAAGGGGTTTTGCTGTTCTTAATGTTAAATGTTTTCCACCAAATTCTTTCAAAACCATAAACCAGTCCATTACAGGATGTACTTCGAATAATTTTGGTGCTTCTCTATATGACATAACCAATAGAGTCTGATCTGCATCCGCCAAGCCACAATGTGATAAATGCAGTACCGATTTTCTAAATAAATCGGCAAGTTTTTGCCAGAGAAAATCCGGTGCAATAATGATACCACCCGATATATAAACCCTCATTTTTCTTACAATATCAAAAATAGGCATATTATCGATTTCTTCTGTTGCAAATATATGAATTTTATCAGAAAAATCATAATTCCAAAGAAAATCAAATTCAGAAGAAATTGTGCATGCTTCTCCCCCATGGTTATAGCCAAAATCCACCCATGCAATCATGCCATTGGCATGTCTTCTTTTTACAGCATCTGCAATAAAATATGGTTTTAAATACGTAACGTAATTATATAGAGCACTATGAGATTCTGGATTATCCGGACGTTCCCTAAAGTTAGTAAACGTATTGTCAGATACCACCTGTTGAATTTTAGAGAAAATTTCTTCATCCAATAATTTTATATTATCGATAACGATCACATTGGTTCGATCTTTCAATCCATATTCTTCTCTAATTTCCCAAACCTTTTCAGCTGTTATGGGATCTGTATAAACAACCAATTTATTTTGTATTCTTGCCCAAAATCTGAAATAATTGATATATTTATTTTTATCTCTTTCAAAATTTCGCCAATTTTCTCTACCTATATCAAAAAATGCAGTTACGATTGTAATTTCGGACATTTTTTCACCCACATTGTTAAATTTAGCTTATTTTTTTGCCGTTATTTTTGAGATCGCATAGCTACCATACCAATACAATGCCCGCATGTACATATTTCTTTTGACAAAAGATCTTGCCATTCTTTTTTTGTCTTTATAATGAATTGGTTCTACCAATGGGACATTTGCCCATGGTGTTTTTTTTGCATATTCATTATAAAAGCTCACCATGAAATGATGTTCAGACCATCGCTGCCAAGGTTTATCACCAATAAAATGTATGAATACAACACCTTTTGGCAATTCACTATTCATCTTGCGCATATCATAAAGATAATTCCACTTTCTATCAATAAAACAGGTTTTGCCATCTAATAGAATATTTAACACATCTTGATCCAGATACGTATATTTCTCCGGGTTTTCTTGTAATAAACCAACTGCTTTTTCGGCAATCTGGGCAGCATTCCATTTATTAATATCAATATATAAAGCACCGGCATTAAAATATTTTCCTTGCTGTATGCCAAGGCGTTTTACATTAAACTGCCCTTCTTCACTAATTGCAAGGACAATATTCTCACCCATATCTATATTCTTTAGTTCCGCCAACGATCCAATGCATAAAATATCTGCATCGATATATAGAACTTTATCTACAGTTCCATATAATACTTTTCCCATTATAAACCGATAGTAGGTAGCATAAGACCATGCCAAGGTTGTCGGCAGATTTTTGAAGACATTAATGTCAATATAATAAATTTTGATTATTATATTCTGATATACTGTAAGTTTTTTCAACTTATCTAAATCGCTTTGATTAATACCATCAGTAAAAACATGAAACACGATTTTTTCTTCTGTATTATGTGAATGTATGGCATCGATTAAGATTCCCATACCTCTGGCAAAGTTTTTATCAATACCAAAAGCAATATGAAAATCGGCTTGGACTTCCTGAAAAACAGTCTGTTCATTTAATTGTTCTATTTTTAGAATTATATTTTTAAATATATCCATATCCCATTATCCTCAACTTATCATTTTGCCTGCAATTTTTCTCTAGCATATTTGTTATACCATTTTATTGCATCCAAGTAATTACCCTCTTGCCAAAAGTGTTTTGCTTGTTTTTTTGATTCTTTATATTGCAATTTAGATGCTCTTGTCAGATGTGCCCCACCGACGTCTTTTAACGCGATAAACCAATCATCAACCGGATGAATCTCAAATAATTCAGGCCTTTCTCTATATGCCATAATTGACAAGGTCTGATCGTCATCGGCAAAACCACAATGTGTTAAATGCAGCATTGATTCTTTATATAACCTGGCAAAATCAATCCACAGTTCTGCCGGAGCTACCATAATTGCACCTGCAATATAGGCACGCATTGTCCTCACCACTTCAAAGATTGGCATATTATCAGGCTGTTCCATCGCAAACAGATGTATTTTCGGAGAAAAATCATAACACCATAGGAAATCAAATTCATCAGCATAAATGCAATTTTCTCCGCCATGATTATAACCAAAATCTACCCAAGCAACCATGCCAGCAGCATAGCCTTTTTTGACAGCATCTGCAACAAAATATGGCTTTAAATACGTAACATAATTATAATTCGAGTTCCATGATTCCGGATTTTTAGGATAACTTCTAAAGTTGATTGCTGCCTCATTAGATAATGCATTTTGAATTTCTTTGTATACTTCCGGCTCAAGTGCATATACATCATCAATAATAATAATTTGCGTTCTATCTTTTAAATGAAATTCATCTCTTACTTTTATAACTTGTTCAGCAGTGATTTTATCTGTATACACAATAAGCTTATTTTTTATTCTAGCCCAAAACTTAAAATATTCTACATATCTATTGGAACTGCGTTCATAAGTTTTCCATCCTTTCCTACCTATATCAAAAAAAGCCGTTACAATTGTAATTTCCGACATAGCTTCTCTCCTCCCTCACTAACTATTATCAAAAAATCCACAGACTAACTATTTAATTTCGTCTTTGTTCTCGAAATTAAATAGTCATAATAGCATTTTAAATATTGCAGATACATTCCTCTTTTTTTATAGGATTTAGCCATTTTGCTTTTCTCCTTATAGTGGATAGGTTCTGCTAAAGGAACATCACTCCAAGGTGATTTTTTTATATATTCATAATATCGTTTCACCATAAAGTGGTGCTCAGTCC
Proteins encoded in this region:
- a CDS encoding glycosyltransferase is translated as MVLVSVVMPIYNAEKYLSQAIESVLNQTLRDFELILVDDGSKDKSLEICNAYAKQDSRIQVIHQSNGGICAARNCGLEMVKGEYVTFIDNDDVYLPDLLEENYNIAKKYNADILKYGNQYIKHKKFSPAGICSSEKLDEKKLLIIQKEDLREKYKQLNDDDFLVYVWDGLFKTSLLKEQQIKFETSFKHGHEDRVFCMQLYQHINCIIINPKIYYQHIVYKSSTSRIFSVDRIDDTERLLNYERQLFDALRLDDLFPSYWQERVMTYVILTCSIVRSPEAQISFGEIFSIMRRLRGKYYVKAFVGSLGKANYKKRWKNKMYASLFERNYLKVLTNILLVDRKVKYVLSLFS
- a CDS encoding O-antigen ligase family protein — protein: MVNKIIPIELFNKIIYFLVCAYVTLSLTETLGAMHFIRGALLLGIIRFMVKPMKITIQTSHFWYIGAFLLAIIFTIFFDKGNYYEGIRFLRSDYLGTMLPMICVLFFIKKDQIRTIILCLMASLNITNLYALWEAFHGIDRVYGMAGGYMQLGSALILLVPLTVLLIINKEFMPSVYRPFLMITLILALPVVFFNATRITWIALLIIIPILLLCVQKNKKKAIAYSLVILILFIGICSAIPNAQGRLHVMVDRSYQPNSERILMWQSAWHMFLDHPMTGVGLGNYKEQYYTKYISPSAQEQTVHAHSNMMHLAATTGLLGVGAYFAMFGYFLYESFKKWRYKKTIAPLIFFFATLGFLIQGMTDYNIGFIGVAAKIYWMLLAIYLVLDEAVSVEGR
- a CDS encoding WlaTC/HtrL family glycosyltransferase, with translation MSEITIVTAFFDIGRENWRNFERDKNKYINYFRFWARIQNKLVVYTDPITAEKVWEIREEYGLKDRTNVIVIDNIKLLDEEIFSKIQQVVSDNTFTNFRERPDNPESHSALYNYVTYLKPYFIADAVKRRHANGMIAWVDFGYNHGGEACTISSEFDFLWNYDFSDKIHIFATEEIDNMPIFDIVRKMRVYISGGIIIAPDFLWQKLADLFRKSVLHLSHCGLADADQTLLVMSYREAPKLFEVHPVMDWFMVLKEFGGKHLTLRTAKPLHKKYKKEAKQYWQKKQYKEAINWYFKYVKAKIVGDQRHGK
- a CDS encoding glycosyltransferase — protein: MDIFKNIILKIEQLNEQTVFQEVQADFHIAFGIDKNFARGMGILIDAIHSHNTEEKIVFHVFTDGINQSDLDKLKKLTVYQNIIIKIYYIDINVFKNLPTTLAWSYATYYRFIMGKVLYGTVDKVLYIDADILCIGSLAELKNIDMGENIVLAISEEGQFNVKRLGIQQGKYFNAGALYIDINKWNAAQIAEKAVGLLQENPEKYTYLDQDVLNILLDGKTCFIDRKWNYLYDMRKMNSELPKGVVFIHFIGDKPWQRWSEHHFMVSFYNEYAKKTPWANVPLVEPIHYKDKKRMARSFVKRNMYMRALYWYGSYAISKITAKK
- a CDS encoding WlaTC/HtrL family glycosyltransferase, whose protein sequence is MSEITIVTAFFDIGRKGWKTYERSSNRYVEYFKFWARIKNKLIVYTDKITAEQVIKVRDEFHLKDRTQIIIIDDVYALEPEVYKEIQNALSNEAAINFRSYPKNPESWNSNYNYVTYLKPYFVADAVKKGYAAGMVAWVDFGYNHGGENCIYADEFDFLWCYDFSPKIHLFAMEQPDNMPIFEVVRTMRAYIAGAIMVAPAELWIDFARLYKESMLHLTHCGFADDDQTLSIMAYRERPELFEIHPVDDWFIALKDVGGAHLTRASKLQYKESKKQAKHFWQEGNYLDAIKWYNKYAREKLQAK